The genomic window GCGTTCGGGGCCAATCATCAGGGTGCCCACATTGGTTAAACCGACCTGCAGGGCTGCGACCATCAGGTCTCCCATCAGGCGAATATACTGGCCACGGGGGAGTTGTGAATTATCTGGTTCTTTGACAGAAGCTTTGCCTATTTCATGTTTGATCTGATCGAGTTTGTCCATCTGTTCTTCGATCGTCCTGATGCCATCGAAGTACTCCTCAAATTTCTCACGGTCTGCCCGGCCGAGTCGTCTGTTTAATGAGCGTGCATCTTCGAGAACCAGTCCCGTGATGTCGCGAAAGGCCTGATTCTCCTGTGTGCCGAACATGCGGCGGTAGACTTTCCGTGGGTCGCGCATCGATGGCGCAACATGCTCCGTGCCATACCAGGAGATATTGTCAAAATAGATCGACTCTTTGTTGTCCCGATGGCTGTTGCAACTCAGTTCCAGGGTGCGGAAGGGAGTCTGCTCCCCGACGTAGTCCGCAATGATATGATCGAGCGTACGCGCCAGGGGGTACACCGACGACTTGACTGCATGGGCAGTGGCGCTGCTTAAAAAACAGGAGGCACATTGGGCGTGAACATCGCTTCCATGCTTGTAGAAGCGATCCATGCCGGTGATGAGCGTGACTTTCTGTTTTACTTTTTCGAGTGGTTGCTGAGTGGGTGTCAGCTGTTGCAGCGGTCGGATGCCGACTTTCAGGCCGGTTTCCCGGGTAATCTCTTCCTGACTGCTAGTGAATTTGGGGATTGCCGCATCCTGTTCGCCCGGAAAGAAACCGCGACGCACCACACCAATGGGCACATAGAAGACTGCCAGGCGTTGGGCGGGTTGCGGAGGATCTTCAGAACGCGCGAGACTTTCCAGCCAGGGTAATGCCAGTGTCGCACCTGCTGCTCCGCGGAGAAATGATCGCCGACTGGTTTTCATCATCATTCTGCCATTCTACGCTAACATGTTACGGGATCTTTTCAGGATGAGTTTACTGATTCAATGACACTGACTGGTTTCCCTGCCTGACTGTACCCTGTAAGAAAGGGCGACTCAATACGATTTCTTTGATGAGAGACTGGAACCGGTAATCTGCGGCTGCTGTTTCCGTCACAATCTTTTCGAGTGCCAGTGAATCTGCCGCTCCCATTTCGCGTCCGAGGGCGAAAGAAAGCAGGTGTGCTGCAAAGGCCCGAGTAAAGCGGTTCTTTTCATTCAGCAAAGCATCTTTGAACTCGATGATATTTGTGAATTCATGTTTGCTTAACAGCTTACCGCTGGCATCGACCATTCGTCCATTGGGGTATGTTTCACGCCAGAGGCCGGCTGCATCATAATTTTCCAGTGCAAATCCTAAGGGATCGATCCGCTGGTGACAGCCCGCACAGCTGGCATGTTTTCTGTGGACAGCGAATCGCTCACGCAATGTCAGGTTTTCTTCGCCAGACTGCGGCTTGTCTTCCAGTAAGGGGACATCAGCGGGCGGAGGTTTGGGGGGATCATTCAGAATGACGCCTGCTATCCAGGCACCGCGGGTAATCGGCTGAGTTCGCGTGGCATTCGATGTCATCGTCATGACGGCAGCGCTAGTGATGACTCCGCCCTGTCGCCGATCTTTCACAGGCACACGTCGAAATTGCACTGTCACCGGTGAGCCTGGATTGCCGCGCGTCCCATCGCGGTACCAGGCCTCCAGCAAATCGCTGCGATAACTGAAATCGGAATCGATTAACTTGAGGACGGACTGATCTTCAATCAGTATGGTTTCAAACAAGAGTAATGGCTCCAGCATCATATGCATGCTGGCACGGTACTTGGAAAAGTAGAACTGCGGATACCGCTGACGATCAGGAGTGGAAGAGATAATGCGTTCCAGTTGCAGCCATTGGGTGGGAAAGCTGTCGCAAAATCGCTTCAGACGTTCGTCGCGCAGCATGCGGGCAACCTGCTCGGTTAGTACGTCAGGCTCGTGAAGTTTCCCGGCCGCAGCCAGATCAAGCAGTGTCTGGTCAGGAATACTTCCCCAGAGGAAAAACGAGAGACGGGAAGCCAGGCTGAAATCATCAATGCCTGTTCGATTGGGAGAGTCCCCCTCAGCCGACTGGTCATACAGATAGAAAAACTGAGGCGAAGCCAGTACCGCTGCTGACGCTTCCAGCATGCTCTCTGTAAAAGACTTTTGTTGTTGTATCTGACTTATAACATACGAGGTATAACGCTCCACAAGTTTGTCACTGGCGGGACGTCGAAAAGCGCGCGTCAGAAAATTCCTTAAGCGCGCTTCCACGATTGCCTGTGTTTCTTCCGCTGTCCCTTCTGCCGGAGCTGCAAAGAACTCCTTCCAGATACCACAGGTTTTGGCGTTGAAGTCGGCACTGAAGACAATGGAACGGCTCAGTCTCAGAAATGATTCCAGCAGTAATGGGGAAAGCGAGAGGTGGTCGGCTCGATTATCAAACCCGTTTTCGGCCCGCAGGTCCTGTGGAAAGGCGGCTACTCCGCCCAGTCGTTTTTCGATCAACTGAGACTTGCCCAGCGGACGACTGCCGACTCGCACCTGCTGAGGCATCTTTCCGGTCTGTGGCTGAAAGTAATTGTCGTACTCCCGCAGCATCCGTTCCGGGAGTGAGAAGACTTCCACTTTCAGCTGGAACAGATCCTGAACGGCATTGTTGTACTGAAACCGGTTCATGCGTCGAATCGGTGTGCCCGGGACGTTCTCCGCTGATTCAATCGATTGCTTCAAGTAGGCTTTCAGACTGGCTACCAGTTGCGTGCGCGTCTTTTCAGCAAGAGGCTGTTCACTTTCAGGTGGCATGTATCCGGAGTCGACTGCCTCAATTACATCCTGCAACGTTTCTGGAGTGCTTACCAGCTGATCGGAGTTTTGCAGGCTGAGCAGATTGACTTCGCCTTCCACCTTTCCATTCTTACCGTGACACTTCACACAGAACTGCTGAAAGGCCGGCTGGATGATGGTCGAGAAAGTGTCAGTCTGCGGATCAGACGCAGGCTCAGCTCCCTGGCTGAACAGGGGCGAAAGCCAGATCGTCACAAAAACACTGCTATACGAAAATCGTGATATCAAGGTCGCCTCTGATCCGGGATTCACCATTGAGGATAAGACTGAGATCGTGCTATGCATGACTCACCGTTTATATATTAACTCAGTGCCCCCCACGATGTCTATTACGGAGTGGATAACCCCTGATTTCGTTGGAGTGCGCAATATTAAGCTGGGGGTTGAATTCGGAGTGCTGGCAACAAACTGCTCTTGATTTTCTGTTTCAACTTAGCCTTATCCCGCTGCAGTACTTGTGCCTGTCTGTTCGTGTCTGGTAGATAAACCAAACCGTTTTGATACAATCAAAGACCTCAACTTATTACAGGTATTACACCAGAGCCGGGGCGCAGGGCATTCCAATGACAGATCAACGACCAAACATCATATTTATCATTACCGATCAGCAGCGCTTCGATACGATTCATGCCGCCGGCTATGATTTTATGGAAACGCCCCATCTGGATCGTCTGCATCGCGAGGGAATTGTATTCAACAACTGTTTCATCACCGCAGCTTCCTGTGCTCCTGCGAGAGCATCGCTCTTTACGGGGCATTATCCACATACGACGGGGATTCTGAAAAATGCAGATACCTGGAAGCATGGCTGGATCGAAAACCTGCAGGAGGGAGGTTATCAGACGGTCAATATCGGCAAGATGCACAGCTGGCCCTACACGACTCCCCTGGGCTTCGATCAGCGGTACGTGGTGGAGAATAAAGATCGCTATCTGGAGGGACGCTACTTTTACGATGAGTGGGATAAAGCCTTACGAGCCCGCGGTCTGGTGAAACAGCAACGGGAACTCTACCGCCAGTTACCTGATTACAGAGAAAGCCTGGGGGCCTTCGACTGGCTGCTGGATGAGGATATGCATCCTGACATGTTCGTGGGGAATATGGCGGTCGACTGGATTCGCAACTACCCCGTGAGCGAACCATTGTTTCTGGAAATTGGTTTTCCCGGTCCGCATCCTCCCTATGATCCGATTCCCCGGTACGCAGAGTCTTATCTGAAAAAAGATCTCAACATCGCACCTGTTCTGGAAAGTGATCTGACGAACCAGCCGGACCCGTTGAAGGCGATGCGAATTCATAATCACGAGGTTGATCATGACTCAGTCGTGCATCTCCTTGATCCCACGGAAGAACAGCGACACCGACAGCGCGCCTATTATCTGGCGAACGTCACGATGATTGACGAAAAGGTGGGGGAGATTATGAATGCTCTGGAAGAGAAAAGGTTGCTTGACAACTCGATTGTCATCTTCAGCTCCGATCACGGCGATTGCCTGACAGATCATGGACACAGTCAGAAATGGACCATGTACGACGTCATTACGCGTGTGCCGATGATTATCTGGGCGCCAGGTCGCTTTGGGCAACCGCGTACAATTGATGGTCTGGTTCAGCAGATGGATCTGGGGCCCACATTGATGGAGATTGCTGATATCCCCATACCAGAACCAATGGCAGCACGCAGCCTGTTGCCGTTGCTGGAATCGGATGCTGAAGCGGCGTCATGTTTACGTGATGTCGTTTTTGCCGAACAGGCCAAAGATGGTATTCTGACAACCAGCAAGTTTATGACTATGGTGCGCACGCAAGATTGGAAACTGGTTCACTTTCTGGACGAACCGTGGGGCCAGCTGTTTGATCTCACAGCTGATCCCCTGGAGGTAGACAACCTCTGGGATGCGCCCGAACATGCCGAAAAGAAGAAAACGCTGCTCGCTATCCTCCGCGAATGGCGCATTCGCGACAGTTATGAAAACTCCGACCTCTGGGAGGATTATCGGTAACTCTGATTATCAGCTATGAAGCTTGTTCTGTGACTCATTCTCTGAGTTCAGCCAGGCTGAGCGCTGGAAAAGCTCTGTACCGTATGTCACGTAAAAAAAGAGCCACTTGCGGCGAATCGCAAGGGGCTCTTTTTATGGTGGCGGGTGTCACTTTTGAGCTGGATATCAAGTTGAAAATGATTTCGATAAGTCCCATTGAATTTGAGATTTGGGAAGAGGCGGTCCGAAGGACTATCGCTTTGGAGATTTCCTGAATCGGACCCAGTCGGACTATTTTTGGACTGAGTGTATACATCTGAATCTCATTGCTCTCATGAGAAGTTCTACAGCAGGTGTTTTAACACCCCCCCGACTGTCTGGGATCGTGTGAGGAATCAACCGCACTGACACTCAGTTCTGATCTGTAGCCTGCAGGGGATCAGGGTGCCGGCGGTTACCCGGGAAAATCTCTGTAAGTCGAAGAGCAATTGATATTTTGGAGGAAGGAACTGGCCTGGATTGGAACTGTTAGAACTAAAAATCAAATATTCTCTGACCGAATGTCATGTTTCATTACATCACTCAGATAGATGAAACAGACGTCTGTATTTTTACTGCAATCTGAACACAGAGATCAGGAATGTCCCATGCGAATATTTGAACGAATCAACGACATTATTGCGGCCAATATTCATGATATGCTCGATCAGTTTGAAGATCCGGAAGTCATGTTGAAACAGGCCATCCGGGAAATGGAACATTCAATTGATACCGTAACCCAGGATACGGCACGTGTGATGGCGGGTGAGAAGCGACTCATTCGGGAGTTGACCAAAAATGAAATGGAAGCTCAAAACTGGCAGCAACGTGCAATGCAGGCGGTCCAGAACGGAGACGATCAACTGGCTCGCAAAGCGCTGGCCCGCAAAAAGGAACATGAAAACCTGAGCCAGGCCCTGAAAGAACAACTGGAGCCGGTTAAAAAAGCAGGGGAAACGCTGAAGGTTCAACTGTCGGCCATGAAAGCCAAACTGGCGGAAGCGAAGCGGGAGTTGTCTGCTTTACTGCTGCGCAAGCGATCTGCAGAAATCCGGAAACAGTCGCGCACTTCATTAAGTTGCCAGCAGACAAAAGCCTTTAATGCAAATGCATTTCGCAAGTTCGATCGGCTGCGAGAAAAAGTCGAAGAAGCAGAAGCGGAAGCCGATGCAATGGATGAGTTAAACGCTATGGCTGATATGTCCATGCTGGATCCCCGGGATACATTTGCCAAAGATTCTCTGGCTGAGGGAGTTCATTCACTGGAGATCGAAGAGGAGTTGAATGCACTGAAGCAGAAGAAGGACTGATTCTTCTCAG from Gimesia sp. includes these protein-coding regions:
- a CDS encoding DUF1552 domain-containing protein produces the protein MMMKTSRRSFLRGAAGATLALPWLESLARSEDPPQPAQRLAVFYVPIGVVRRGFFPGEQDAAIPKFTSSQEEITRETGLKVGIRPLQQLTPTQQPLEKVKQKVTLITGMDRFYKHGSDVHAQCASCFLSSATAHAVKSSVYPLARTLDHIIADYVGEQTPFRTLELSCNSHRDNKESIYFDNISWYGTEHVAPSMRDPRKVYRRMFGTQENQAFRDITGLVLEDARSLNRRLGRADREKFEEYFDGIRTIEEQMDKLDQIKHEIGKASVKEPDNSQLPRGQYIRLMGDLMVAALQVGLTNVGTLMIGPERWDTPMRYESLFDKPMSHHQMSHNQNKYMKELLQVDRFHMEQFVYLVEKMDAIHEANGTTLLDNTIFTYGSGLGDGATHQYTDLPIVVAGSGGGQLKTGQHLHCSDGTALANLWLTHAHVMGLKLDRFADSTGPVQQLLT
- a CDS encoding DUF1592 domain-containing protein; this translates as MTIWLSPLFSQGAEPASDPQTDTFSTIIQPAFQQFCVKCHGKNGKVEGEVNLLSLQNSDQLVSTPETLQDVIEAVDSGYMPPESEQPLAEKTRTQLVASLKAYLKQSIESAENVPGTPIRRMNRFQYNNAVQDLFQLKVEVFSLPERMLREYDNYFQPQTGKMPQQVRVGSRPLGKSQLIEKRLGGVAAFPQDLRAENGFDNRADHLSLSPLLLESFLRLSRSIVFSADFNAKTCGIWKEFFAAPAEGTAEETQAIVEARLRNFLTRAFRRPASDKLVERYTSYVISQIQQQKSFTESMLEASAAVLASPQFFYLYDQSAEGDSPNRTGIDDFSLASRLSFFLWGSIPDQTLLDLAAAGKLHEPDVLTEQVARMLRDERLKRFCDSFPTQWLQLERIISSTPDRQRYPQFYFSKYRASMHMMLEPLLLFETILIEDQSVLKLIDSDFSYRSDLLEAWYRDGTRGNPGSPVTVQFRRVPVKDRRQGGVITSAAVMTMTSNATRTQPITRGAWIAGVILNDPPKPPPADVPLLEDKPQSGEENLTLRERFAVHRKHASCAGCHQRIDPLGFALENYDAAGLWRETYPNGRMVDASGKLLSKHEFTNIIEFKDALLNEKNRFTRAFAAHLLSFALGREMGAADSLALEKIVTETAAADYRFQSLIKEIVLSRPFLQGTVRQGNQSVSLNQ
- a CDS encoding sulfatase-like hydrolase/transferase produces the protein MTDQRPNIIFIITDQQRFDTIHAAGYDFMETPHLDRLHREGIVFNNCFITAASCAPARASLFTGHYPHTTGILKNADTWKHGWIENLQEGGYQTVNIGKMHSWPYTTPLGFDQRYVVENKDRYLEGRYFYDEWDKALRARGLVKQQRELYRQLPDYRESLGAFDWLLDEDMHPDMFVGNMAVDWIRNYPVSEPLFLEIGFPGPHPPYDPIPRYAESYLKKDLNIAPVLESDLTNQPDPLKAMRIHNHEVDHDSVVHLLDPTEEQRHRQRAYYLANVTMIDEKVGEIMNALEEKRLLDNSIVIFSSDHGDCLTDHGHSQKWTMYDVITRVPMIIWAPGRFGQPRTIDGLVQQMDLGPTLMEIADIPIPEPMAARSLLPLLESDAEAASCLRDVVFAEQAKDGILTTSKFMTMVRTQDWKLVHFLDEPWGQLFDLTADPLEVDNLWDAPEHAEKKKTLLAILREWRIRDSYENSDLWEDYR
- a CDS encoding PspA/IM30 family protein, with product MRIFERINDIIAANIHDMLDQFEDPEVMLKQAIREMEHSIDTVTQDTARVMAGEKRLIRELTKNEMEAQNWQQRAMQAVQNGDDQLARKALARKKEHENLSQALKEQLEPVKKAGETLKVQLSAMKAKLAEAKRELSALLLRKRSAEIRKQSRTSLSCQQTKAFNANAFRKFDRLREKVEEAEAEADAMDELNAMADMSMLDPRDTFAKDSLAEGVHSLEIEEELNALKQKKD